The nucleotide window CGCCCTATATTTCAATCACAAATAGTGACCAATGTAATGGAGCACCTTGGCactcaataaaaaaataccagGGAAACTTTCCCTTCTAATTCCTCACAAATTTCTTTGATGTTACAATCCCTGGCAACTGTAAATTATTCAGGTCATCTAACACACAAATCGGTCTAGATACTTGAAGCTTAAATCAGCATATATAGAATTCTTTTAGGTGGCATTAACAATGTACCACAAATGTTGCATGCTTGTCTCCTTGCAGAAACCGGCTGGGATCATGTAAACCATCATTCCAATATTTGTTCTTGCATTGGTTAAAAAGTCTATTGAATGAGTATTTCACCGACAAATAAGTAGTGTCTGTTAGGTGAAGTCAAACACACTTACTTTATCAATACAGCACCACCgaataaaatttaattcatcAATGCAGCACTAACAAATAACCACGTCCCAAAAACTAAGTAGAAATCTGACAAACCTGTCGTTTGAAATAGCTGTGGGCTCTGGTAATTTAGGGGCTTCTGTAGCAGGCTGATCAAAGACAGCTTCTCTGACGTCCGCAGGCTCTTGagatgttgttgttgtttctggCTGCGACTCGGGATCTCTACGCTGCCTCTTTGACCTTGGTGTAGCCGTTGCTGGCTCGTCTTCATCTGAGAAATCGTACTCGCTTCTCTCCTAGAggcattaataaaaaataatcagtgATTGGctgaatagaatagaatagaataatTTGTAGTTCCACTTTCAATTTACAATATAAAAATGAATACGAAGTCAAAGTGTAAAATGACAGAGCTAGCAATGAGTACCACGGTGCATAAACTAACATTGAGTACAACAATGTTAAACGACCCATTTTTCTTCTAAACGTTCATTTGTAGTATAATATACCTTATCTTTAAAGAATTTCTTGATAGTAATTGTAAATTCCAGTgggtgttcaatttttttaattttttccagcaAGGCATTATAAAGTTTTACAAGATTTCAGGCTGCGACAAATGAGTGAACTGTTTAACTTATTACAGTTTTTAACTGTTCTAGATTTCTTTATTTAACTCCAAATCTTGAGTTTCCAACAAGAAAAGAAGCATTTCTAGTGCAAAACGAACTATTCATGTAATCAGAAGAAATTAGACAGCACAGCTGAGGACAGTCGCAtaggaattgaaaaaaataaagcaatctTACTTTGCTCTTGTCTGAGCGGGTCCTCTTGCCTCGTCTGCTACTGCCAccatcttcatcatcatcatcatcttcagCCGGACTATCATCACCGTCATCTGCGCGTCTGCTTTTCTTTGGTTTTTCCAAAACCTTGAACAAGAATTTAAGTCAAGAGATTGGTGTAATTTTCCACTATAAGACTATCGAAATAAATGCCAGTTACCTAATTATTAATTTCAAGTTTAAACTTAAGTTATAACCTTTGCATCAACCATGAGTTTAAAGGCATAATTTCAGAGCAGAGCATACATTCAACTAACCCTGCATGACAAATTTCATAGTATGACTGCACCttctcggagaaaaaaaataggattcTAATTGGATCATTTGAATGCAAGGACTACTTtcactacattttgcgataaagGACTACTATTTCTAACTCAATTTAGGAACAACAAGAGCTCCTCtgttagttttcctatgcaaaaacgagcttttatggatgagcgaaaaatagtagttcccaattgcaaaatgtagaccAATTGGTGCGGAAACTTCCAACTTTGGAGATTAGATACAaatttggttgaattttttctatAAACCGCTCGGATACAAACCTGTTCCTCTGCTACCAACAAAAAAGTCAGGGGTGAAACTTACTTATAATCAATTTAATACGTTTTAAACTCCTACATATtgattttaataataataaaaaacacatttgaattATAAATTAATAATTCATTAATTAATAAATCATTTGTTTGGTcgtaacttaaaattttaataaataaacgATACTACTCAATCGATTAAAACATCAAGAATCTTAATATTCCCGACTTGCCAAATCTAGTTCCatataatttaaataaaatacttGAGATTATTAATAGAACATATTACTCGTATTTTATAAGGAGTTTTCAAGatattgaaaattactgaaaaaaaaaatcagtattcaATTTTTATCTCCTATTGCTTACCTCTTTAAATAGAGCAAACTGGATTAACTCAATAGCTACATCTGCATCAACAGCATCAATGGTTTTCGATAGACGGCACTTGGCATGAGCAGTTGATAATCGAATCAGCGTCTCTAAAGTACGAACGGTTACAGGTTGCGTCTAAGGACAGAGAAAAaggcaaaattagaaaaattcaaaaccaaAGCACTCAGGTGCTACTTTGACTGGCTTGagaaaagaacaatttttttgcaagCAATGTTCTTTGCATTCCTGTTGTATAATTCAAACATTTGCATTGTAAGCATGCAGTAATGGTCATTTATCGAAAAATTCATTCTCTGTAATTTAGAAGATTTTTAAAGCTGTAAAAAACAGTTCCACCATTTTAGAGTTTAAATTTCTGAggtcatcaaaatttttaatataaatATCAACATGAGAATAGCATCCATAACAAAGAATACAAGGCTCAAACAAAAAAACTAAATGCAAGAGTTGGCAAATGCCAAAATCATTAGGGGAAAAGCTTTATTAGTTGCTAAAAAATAGTATTTATAATTACCCTGGCTTCATTGCCGGATACAGATTCCAAACATCTAAGCCTTGAGTACTTTTCGGCGATTTTCTCTGATGCCTCCTGGGTGAGTACtggtttcagaatttttgcgatgtaaatgtattttttcatgaagctggcagtgaaaattttatcgctgcaaaaaaaaaaatcaacattgcATCAGAACAGGGGGTTGCAAAATAGATGAAAGAGTCAGGATATTAGAGAGGTAATGTTAGCAGAACATTGagtgttttctttaaaaaaaaaaaagagcattaAACAAACAATCTCAGCACATGCCTTGATGGGCAAACTTGCCTCAAACTCTGATTGAGGAAACAGAGTGAGCTACATAATTCGTTTGTCTGATGAATTAAAGCCATCTCTTTGGTTACTGATTTGATGAAGAGAGAGGAGCGGGAATTCTTTAACAATTTGTCGGTTCGCCCCAAATCTATTGAAGTTGCTcagtaaaatttatttattagaACAAAGCGGACGATTTTCTCCGATTTCTTGTTGTTTAAAACTAACAAAGTATTGAAACATAAGCGTTGTTCAAAGAGTGCAGTTCACTCGagtcaacttaaaaaaaactcatgacTAAACCGACAAATTTGACAAATGAAGGATTCACAACATGGATATGTTTGCatacatctttaaaaaatgagaagtaTTCATTACTTCAACCGCATGGCGCTACTCTCACagtatttcattttaaaaatggaaaacagaGCTTCTTTCTCAGTCTCGCTCTGCTAACTTGCAATTATTTCAGGCTATGATAATTTATGTAATTCTTTACCGAAAAATATATTCTTTCCCTTGAAATCGCAAAAGAATCACTTGCGAACTATTGCACTGAACCTTCACGAGAACGGCATTGATCACAATCAACTGAACTTCActtgaactacatttttcaaatgggGACTAATTTTTTCTATACTCATCTATAAAACACATAGATCTATAGGGAAGCTAATAGTGCATACGTTATTtcaaaactgagccagaaattatggttcctaattgcaaaatggagtacACTTCATGTTGCCTAATAATTCTTctattaaaattgtttttaagaaaacaaaataatgtaaatgcactgaaattttcttgaattttttctgaatcacaaagaatattctcagaaaatttcaagggaaaaagtTGCTaagttttctgtaaaaataattaagcAAAAGAGGAAATCAGGCAATATATAGTGTAGTCAGGTTGATTTCAGCTTTGGCCATCCTATTTCTGAAATCGGAGCATTTAGCTCCAACTTTCTGAATGTATCCACATTTAATCTACTGGCTTTTCGTACTTCAGCATTACAACCTGTCTCCTTCAGTATACAGATATTAGTATACTGAGGAGGCTATATTGACTACAAGAGGTGATTCTTTATATGATCACACGGATGTAAATCAACACAACTTTATGAAGGAGTTCATTGACtttataaatgaaaaacttACGTTTTTGATCGGGTGGTTCCGTGAAGGACTGCATCATACTTCTCATAAATAGCAGTGTTTTCCTCTTCAGCACTGATATCGTATGTGCTCAGCATGTCTGCATCAGTGGCCATGGGTAGAACCTCACCATCTTGTTCATTGGGACTCCTAAAATAAAGATGAATGATTAGAATGatccagaaaattattttttaaaaaatttaaaatttaactgaatCCAAACCAGCTATTTAGTTTGAATTTGTTAGAGGTCCACAGTCATACTATTTTCTAACTGGACTATTCAGAATAcatattcaaacaaaaattatctGTTCATTGTTgctatcaatttttcaattgatgCAATCAAACTGACTTAAAGGCAGAGttcttttctacttttttctcctttctctttttatcTGCTTTTTAAGTCTGATGTGAAAGCAGAAGTAGATCGTTTTTTACCCTTTTCCCTTCCCTTACCTTAATAAAAAATACTGTTCTAGATCTGACTCCTCACCTATATCTGTGCATCCTCACAACGTGATCAGCGATCATACTATCATGGTCGACATCAATTTTGTCCAGCATGACGAACAACAAATCAAATCTTGAGAGCAATGAGTCTTGAAGACCGATGTTTTCCATGGGCGTACGGAAGGAATcgtactaaaaaataaaataaaaaaatttgatcaattcattcaattcaatttatGATGAAGATAATGTTAAAAAGGGAAGTCAGGGATGAGGGAGAAACAAACAATATATTAACCCTAATCATAATAGCTCCAAAAAAAGTACAAGAGAAATCAACAGTCATGATCAGAAGGATCAGtgccttaaaaattgaaacatttgactGCAAAGAATACAGCCTTTCACAGATTGGAGCGTGAAAATAAAAGGGCTCTCCATTGTAAGGATAGATTTCTAGGAGATTGCTTTAACACACTCACTGTTAGGCCCAGTCATAATAACAGTTTCTTTGTAACTCACGTCAGTCCAAAGCAGTCACAATGACCAGGTTTCATATGCCACGGTTTCATCTTGATGGTGTGATAAAAGGCGGTCAGAAGGTCCTCTACAGGATTAATTAAAAAGAACTAGTTACACCTGTAATCAATGGGAAGCACTAGCATGGGAGCAATTAGGTATAACCTCAGTTTGAAGTATTTGAATTTCATCACTTTTCAGCGTGTTTTCCCGGCCTGACAGgaacaattttacaaaaactcCATGGCAGAAAATGTGTTAACTAAATAATGACATCTGCTGGTGCCACTACTTTTTCTTCGGCGAAGTTTTGAGACTTAAACTTTTTAATTAAAGTATAACAGTCAAAATTGGACACTAATCTACACTGTAACCTCACCGAAATCGATTTGTCACTGATTTGAACACAGTCAGAATGTTAATTCTAAAGTTTTTGCTACACCTTAcatatgtaaaaaaatgtatgtcctTACTTTTCCATAAACAGGGTTAGCAGCAGCTAAGACAGAACATCTGGCGTTCAAACGAGCATGGATACCAGCTTTGGAGATTGTCACTCGACCCTGTTCCATGACTTCGTGGATGGCAGTCCTATCAATGTccgacattttatcaaattcatCGATGCAAACCACTCCCCTGTCGGCAAGAACCATGGCACCAGCTTCAAGCCTGAATaatagagcaaggaaaaaataatgtaattgtGGAGTAAACAAACTGATTATAAGTGCTCATattaatgaaatttacaaattttttaggTCTGGAGTTCCATAGATTTCCGGCTCTTTATTTGACAAACGTTAATTATGGTGTCACTGAGATCATAAGAGTATCGTAGAATTCCAGTGGGAGTGTATTTGTCCCTTTAGCAGAATATTTTAGATATAATTTCGAGGATACTGGCTCATCAATTTAAGTGGATGTTAGAAACTTAAAAACTGAGGCCAAAATTCAACAACTCATGGCTGTGAAGACAAgctaaattatttcaaaatttgttgaataactTTTGTACAgtccattttttcttcattacttGGTTCTGGCTGCAAAAACATATCATTTTTACCTTCTTTCTCCAGTTTCATTGTCTGTTGTTACAGCAGCAGTCAAACCAACACCTGAACTTCCTCTACCGGTTGTTGTCACAGCGCGTGGTGCTGTATTCAAGACGTACCGCAGCAACTGCGATTTGGCTACACTAGGGTCTCCGATAAGCAAAATGTTTATGTCactaaaataaagaaaattaattggctaaataaataaagtaaacgAATGACTTAGCTAAACCATATTATATTCAACTGTGTACTAAGAAAAGAGCTTTCTTGAGGGTGATTCTTCATTTCACTCTCGACACAAAGAGAATGAAATCAATATCCATTTCATCCTATAAAAATGTAGCGATTTTTTTAGATCAGGaggataaaaataatttgaaaatataagaaatAACAGGTAGTTGTTATCAAAAACAGTTCTGAGTTTTTAAGGGAACAGCGAGTCATGATGGATTTTTTCTGGATCAATTTCGCAATAAAAATAGGTCATGGTAACAGAAAATATTCAGGTTTTTAGTTTTGAAAGATTCTCTTCATATACGTCATTTTGATGATACAATATTGGAATACCACAACTCTACCTGCAAATGAATGATGAATGACATAAtacttttttgtaatttattgCCAGATTTGATCGAAGATAACAATCAGATTCAGAGACAAGTTTCCGGGAGTTATCATAACATGATGGTATTTTGAATCTTTAAATAGCCTCGCAAACTCTGAGGattcacttaaaaaattaaaatacagaaTAGTTTTGAATTGTATCAGATTTAATAATTTACTTCCCCTGTATTGAATACAACAATTTTAGAATGTAACAGAACATCTTTCCGAAGTTGACAGCTAAATTTTAGCCATGCACTAAGAATGTTTGAtagacttaaatttaaaatttggcaaaCCTGAATTTTTATCCATTGAAGATAGAGTAACAGATATGTTTCCGATGAAGTCACTTACCCTCTTAGGCGTGTACCATTTGGCAAGATTTTTTCGACGCCACCAAGTAAAAGACACAGAATGGCTTTCTTTATATACTCATGTCCATGAATAGACGGGGCCAAAGAATGTGCCAGcaaatcaaaaatattcttcCTCTTTGCTAACTTACGACAGTGAAGTACATCTTCACGAACAATAAAAGTTTGAGCCTCTTTGCTGAGATGTGCAATATGATTTGCGATGACTATTGTtctgagaaaagaaaagagaaacaaatattcagaaaaatctcCATCGACAGTTAAAGAATAAGACACAATGTGACCCTAACCAATACCTGTACTGATACCATGCACAGATAGATTTGGTGATTCAGACGCCGTACACTAAAGATTCACTTAAGAATTTCTGTAAAATGTTCAGGGAAATCATAATTTCCTTGAATGTGTTCCCTGCCAACGAAATGTAGCTCAACTTTGGCCTATACGCACAGAACAACGGCAAAATTCAGGTGCTTCAAACAAAGGTTTCTGCCAATAGCCGAAAGGTTTGTGCTGCCTATTATTTACTAAAGCTCCACAATTAGTTCCATGCAAGACCCGCAGACAGCACCAGTGTTGCACAACTTTAcaagtaaaatttcctattaaaaATTGAGGACTGTTTTGGTTTGGCATGACCAACAAAGAAGTAGTCAATACCACTACCCTAGCAACGGATGAATTCAAAAGATTTGAAGAATTTGAGCATCGAAAAGGCAATGACAACTTGTCATTGCCTTTCCGCAGAGAGAGAGAGTAACACTGCAATTACAGATACGACTGTCAATATTTTTATGTGTCATCTCTGCTTGTGCCTGGGATGCCTTCTTATGTGAAGCAATAAATTTGAGGGTAATTGATGAGATTACGATAAGTTATTATCAATTTTAAAACGAAGCCTCTATTCTCAGCTGAGGGCTGAGACTCGGGATTCCCGTCAAAATGTCTTGTTCTTCCTtattttcccctgacttttatCACCCTAAATACATTAAATGACCTGCATAAATACCTGAAAGCTCCACTTGTAAAGCCTCCTTGTTTGTTTGGTAGACAACGGAAATTTCCGACAATCTGAACCCGATCTCCGGGTTTACACAAATCGACCAGATCACCGTCACAAATGATGTCGACAGAGCGGGGTAGCTGACCGGCAGGTGATTTTTCAGGCATTTCTTGAATTGTAATTGTCTGGTGATCTTTGTACACAGACATTCCGTATTCGGTTTCCAAAAGATTACCATCTTCATCCTAAGAATCAAAGAGGAAAGACACTTGAAAAAATACTGCTTTAAgtgatgtttttgaaaaatacttgatAACCCCTGCAGTTGTCAATTCAGTGGACATAATTTCTAGATACACTCCCAGCATGACAAGTTcagttgtatttatttttcttgaaggGGCACTAATTATGCAAGTCATCATGGCTAAAGCGAGGAGTTACAGAAATTTTCGAACCTAAAACAAGGAAATTTACCTTTTAGACAAATTAAATTGTGGTTTAATAGCCTTGTGGCTATTCCGCTTCAATTTGCTCAATTCTTGTAAATTGATCACTTTGaactagaattttttaaaaatatactttaaaaaagagaaatgagagaagattttttttactcctctcaacgatgaaaaattgtttaaaatataaacCGAACCTAAAACAAATTGAGCACAACTTGCACAACTTAGCAGCTACCTATCTTATTCAAATTGCAAGTGAGAGAGGTGAGGTAGAAATTGTTCTGCATcaagtgaaaaatattaaaaccttCTGTACGTTACCTTGGTGGGATACGAGGCACCACTCGGGAATGGATCGTATGATGTCAGATCAGTGTACCGCCTTTCAATAGTCTTAGTGGTGGCAGGACAGTAATGAACACTGCGCACAACTTTTGGCCGTACGAGAGAGCCTGGAAGACAAGAAATCACACATAAAAACCAGCACAATTTTTTTAGCATGATGATCAATTTTGAGGAGATAGCCAAAATCTTTAGCATGACTAGACCAAAATAAATGTCCAAATAAGAAATTGCTCGAAACCTTGAACAATTAATTTGACAGGTGCTCTATGAGTAAATAATGCAACTAAACTCATGCCTTTCTAGGAATGGACCATTAAAGTTAAATCAAAATCTATTAGGTGACTTGAAAGGTATCAATAACACTAGAAAATAATAGAGAAAACTTACTTCTGGTAACAATGCCTTCCACGCAAACTAGACAGCCCAAAAGACGAGCAGAAAGAGTACGAGGAGTAACATGCTTGTTGCCGAAGCTACCCTCAAACGCTATGTAGAAGTCCTCTACTTCACTCGCATACACAGGATCAATGGTTGATACATATTCTTTCAAAGCTTTCTGGAATGCAAGCTGCTCCTCAAATGTATTAGTTAGAACACTGgaatcaaaaattaaacatcagacgacctgattttttaaaaaggtttttaattcaaaactaggaataaataaaattcacaACCAAAATGACCATCATCAAGAAGTAGTTAATCAGggagtaataaaaaaatataaaaaaaaatccttcgaTTCTGtctgatatatatatatatcagaGCTATATTAGAGCTAAATTTACCTTTGTATGTATCTCACAGTAAATGTATAGGTAACagtaagatttaaaaaaaaaatttaacaagtgAGGAGGAGGAAAATTGTATCTTAGGTTTTCATCTGAAGGGAATGAAAATCGCCAGCTACATTGATTTGACCATTAtccattttaatatttaatttgatatTCTCCACCTCCTGTCCATGTCtcgaaatgaataaaataggtAGATACAACATACAAAGATACTAATGACATTTAACAGCAAAAGAAAGTACTTAATGAAAGATGAGATGGGCTCAGTTCATGGAGGAAATCTTCGTGGACGGTGGAAGACTGTCTTTCCTGACTTAATTCCTCTCATAAACTCataaaatttatctttttatCCATATTTCACtttattctttttcctctcaattaCTTTCTCTGCTTCTGTATTCCTCCAatcctcattatttttttaatttgttgaacAAGTGAATTGAGAATAGAATGAGAGTCAATAGAGAAGTGAAGGCAAAGAATTAGAAttgagtcaaatttaaaaaaattgtgcctTTTTAATCAATGAAACTACACAGGTACTGAGGTGACTTCTGTCAGTTTACCAATGATGAATTACTTGCTTTCATCAgtaaatacttggttttttcgtaaagcTAAATCGACTTACTTAAAGGAATATTATCAAACTGCTTCCTAGGACTTTCTTAAAACAGATCTTCAagaagtgtttgaaattaaattttttacagtttatAGGGTAGAGAGATAAAGAATTAAttcaataaaagaaaaacacgTACGCTGCAGCCCTGGCAGGATTCTTTCGTCGAAGATCGTTGATATTCACAACCAATCGACATCTTTTGTCTTCAATCATGTTCTTCACGCGTCTCTGGTAAATTCCTTCATCCTCCTGAAAAATATACCAAAAATAACCAATGATTAGTGACAGAGTAGCATATAAGCCTATTATTTGGTGGCATATCAACATTTCTTAATTCATGCACTAACAGTCTTCCTCCCTCTCTCTGTTTGACAAGATGGGTATATTTCCTTAGCTTTTCGGGGATTCCACTTCCAGCTTCAGTGTAAATACTGCTTGAAGGAAAACTGATCTCCTAAtctatattttaaaataaaaagtagaGGTACCGTTTTTTCAAGAGACTTTCAAAGTGACCTAATCTACAGGTCAAGATCCGTCCATAGCGAAGTAATAAATCAAAAAGGCCTGAGAATCAGCTGATTGTGAGTCTTGCTGCTGTACTTAGCAGAGAAGAGCTCAGGATTATTGGGGACTTTGTGATACTGGTGTGTTCATCATGCACGGGCATCACAAGATAACACCTGCGGTAGGTGTACTGGTGATGGGAAAATATTCTTACATTCTGAAGAGATGGGATTCTTGAGTAGGTTTGGAAATGATGGTTGCATGACAAACTTACTAATAAGTCATAACTTAAGTACACATGTCCTTTCTCTCACGGTTAGTTGCAGGAAAACAATCCCAAGTTGTGAGCCAGTTGAGTAGTTGGCATTTCGAAAATGTTGGATCTCAAAACTTGCTGATGGTTAAAGCTCCTTTTCTGAGGACACTGACAGTCCCTAGGGTTTAATGATAACTTCAAATGGCCATTAGTAGTGTTTATACTATAACTGGCGTAAATATTTTGCGATACTGACCTCATCATCGATAAAATCCAAGTATTCACGTTGATAATCCAGCAAACGCTGATCCAAGTCGTTGAAAGGGGCATCCATCTCTTGGGAACTTTATGGAGCACTGACAAAGTAGAAAGAAGAGATTGATTGAATAAACTGAACTGATAAACGTTTACTGATGGGTTTATGTATGTAATTCGAGAAATagcgaaaaaattgataaaatataaTTGAAAGT belongs to Bemisia tabaci chromosome 6, PGI_BMITA_v3 and includes:
- the Mcm3 gene encoding DNA replication licensing factor Mcm3 — its product is MDAPFNDLDQRLLDYQREYLDFIDDEEDEGIYQRRVKNMIEDKRCRLVVNINDLRRKNPARAAAVLTNTFEEQLAFQKALKEYVSTIDPVYASEVEDFYIAFEGSFGNKHVTPRTLSARLLGCLVCVEGIVTRSSLVRPKVVRSVHYCPATTKTIERRYTDLTSYDPFPSGASYPTKDEDGNLLETEYGMSVYKDHQTITIQEMPEKSPAGQLPRSVDIICDGDLVDLCKPGDRVQIVGNFRCLPNKQGGFTSGAFRTIVIANHIAHLSKEAQTFIVREDVLHCRKLAKRKNIFDLLAHSLAPSIHGHEYIKKAILCLLLGGVEKILPNGTRLRGDINILLIGDPSVAKSQLLRYVLNTAPRAVTTTGRGSSGVGLTAAVTTDNETGERRLEAGAMVLADRGVVCIDEFDKMSDIDRTAIHEVMEQGRVTISKAGIHARLNARCSVLAAANPVYGKYDSFRTPMENIGLQDSLLSRFDLLFVMLDKIDVDHDSMIADHVVRMHRYRSPNEQDGEVLPMATDADMLSTYDISAEEENTAIYEKYDAVLHGTTRSKTDKIFTASFMKKYIYIAKILKPVLTQEASEKIAEKYSRLRCLESVSGNEARTQPVTVRTLETLIRLSTAHAKCRLSKTIDAVDADVAIELIQFALFKEVLEKPKKSRRADDGDDSPAEDDDDDEDGGSSRRGKRTRSDKSKERSEYDFSDEDEPATATPRSKRQRRDPESQPETTTTSQEPADVREAVFDQPATEAPKLPEPTAISNDRLKKFKGVLADTFRQERAHTLPFTRIMQALNHPNEPQPFAPGEAAAAIVRMTDDNLVYHTDGIVYLL